From Nicotiana tabacum cultivar K326 chromosome 22, ASM71507v2, whole genome shotgun sequence, one genomic window encodes:
- the LOC142176287 gene encoding uncharacterized protein LOC142176287, protein MDKFLIRSNIGQSSSNGSSQPSVSSNIAPEIQRGTIFSPPSNVDSNELESRGNAGDAFTKDGFKGWNKGTERFRTEDSEYKGVFLELLEFHGDKHSDVGKIILHKAPKNDMMICPAIQKDIVDACAKETIKAIIQDLNDDFFGILVDESKDTSHKEQMALIIRYVNKRGEVIEQFLGIVHVNDTSTLSLQKTIYDLLLDHSLSSSKLRGQGCDGASNMKEE, encoded by the exons ATGGATAAATTTTTGATCAGGTCAAACATTGGCCAATCAAGTTCCAATGGTAGTAGTCAGCCTTCTGTTAGTTCGAATATAGCTCCTGAAATCCAAAGAGGGACAATCTTTTCCCCTCCTTCAAATGTTGATAGT AATGAACTTGAAAGTCGCGGTAATGCGGGAGATGCATTTACAAAAGATGGTTTTAAGGGTTGGAACAAGGGTACAGAAAGATTTAGAAC TGAAGATTCCGAATACAAAGGTGTTTTTCTTGAACTTTTGGAATTTCACGGGGATAAGCATTCAGATGTGGGAAAGATAATATTACATAAAGCTCCAAAAAATGATATGATGATTTGTCCAGCAATTCAAAAGGATATTGTGGATGCTTGTGCTAAAGAAACAATTAAAGCTATTATCCAAGATTTGAATGATGACTTTTTTGGGATATTGGTTGATGAATCAAAGGACACCTCACATAAAGAGCAAATGGCCCTTATTATACGATATGTTAACAAAAGAGGGGAGGTAATTGAGCAATTTTTGGGTATTGTCCATGTGAATGATACATCTACACTATCATTACagaaaacaatttatgatttgcTTTTGGATCACTCGTTAAGCTCATCCAAGCTACGTGGACAAGGTTGCGATGGAGCTAGTAATATGAAGGAAGAATAA